A single window of Corythoichthys intestinalis isolate RoL2023-P3 chromosome 21, ASM3026506v1, whole genome shotgun sequence DNA harbors:
- the LOC130909583 gene encoding zinc finger BED domain-containing protein 4-like, with translation MLPWPNRNTSWSATEWIKLEKLAAILEPCRYVTELFGGETYVSCSVVLPALRYLYNTMKVSDEDSTYIVRYKTAFRKDLSERKATLNQEWLKLATVLDPCFKDLKCLSSEEREVVWSKLEELLVAESNKATSERRNEPPKTRDLLFFASDSESDDSDDGHSHALSLYRAEHSVSETDCPLSWWSVHAGAHPHVSNLAKKYLASPATSVPCERIFSLAGNIIQKKRAALSAENVNRLICLSNWLKGMTKPGEMRKFHHLSINACLLNSYRATSCNYTHRNTKKMIEIRSIVKLKGCRKSSILCA, from the exons ATGCTACCCTGGCCAAACAGAAACACAAGCTGGTCTGCCACAGAGTGGATAAAGCTGGAGAAGTTGGCTGCCATCCTTGAACCATGCAG atATGTGACTGAACTATTTGGCGGTGAGACGTATGTGTCCTGTTCTGTGGTGTTGCCTGCCCTTCGATACCTGTACAACACCATGAAGGTCTCAGATGAGGACTCAACCTACATTGTGAGATACAAGACTGCCTTCAGGAAAGATTTGTCTGAGCGCAAAGCTACACTCAACCAAGAATGGCTCAAGCTGGCTACAGTGCTCGACCCATGCTTTAAAGATTTAAAGTGTCTTTCAAGTGAAGAGCGAGAAGTGGTGTGGAGCAAACTTGAGGAGCTTCTGGTGGCAGAATCCAACAAGGCTACTTCAGAGCGCAGGAATGAGCCGCCAAAGACGAGAGACCTCTTGTTCTTTGCTTCAGATTCTGAGTCTGATGACAGTGATGATGGTCATAGTCATGCCCTGAGCCTTTACAGAGCTGAACACTCAGTCAGTGAGACAGACTGCCCACTATCATGGTGGTCAGTTCACGCAGGAGCTCATCCACATGTGTCCAATCTGGCCAAAAAGTATCTAGCAAGTCCCGCCACGTCCGTTCCATGTGAGAGGATTTTCTCACTAGCTGGAAACATTATTCAGAAGAAAAGAGCTGCATTGAGTGCTGAAAATGTAAATAGGCTTATTTGTCTCAGTAACtggttaaagggtatgacaaaacctggggaaatgcgaaaattccatcatttatccatcaacgcatgccttttgaattcatatcgtgccacttcgtgtaattacacacatcgcaacaccaagaaaatgatagaaattaggtcgattgtcaagctaaaaggatgccggaaatctagcatattgtgtgcgtga